From a region of the Paenibacillus segetis genome:
- a CDS encoding MotE family protein: MAQAELEEEDYETGGGFSRFLFFVTPILFTVVLLGVLLTLFNMPFRDMMQGFAKNIPIVRNLIPDDEVAQTDIKDTQKDKEKDRKKQIESSEATIKQLKEQVTKQEADLKEANAQVVEQEGKLKDLQAELSASQQVAAKQELADEQEAYQKEVKKLAQLYAQMSPKKAAAILEKLTTDETLQMLSMMNNESKVAILEKMDAQKAADISILLKDTQPAEDLAIAALQSRLKKEAEAKTTTTNTNTGLSDQQLSATFASMSADSASALILQTYKISPDKALKILNAVNDSTRSKILESMAKADDVQTTKILNKLVSK, encoded by the coding sequence ATGGCACAGGCTGAGTTGGAAGAAGAAGATTATGAAACAGGCGGCGGGTTTTCACGTTTTTTGTTTTTTGTGACTCCCATTCTGTTTACAGTTGTTTTACTTGGTGTTCTACTGACACTATTTAATATGCCGTTTCGTGATATGATGCAGGGATTTGCTAAGAATATACCAATTGTAAGAAATTTGATTCCTGACGATGAAGTTGCACAAACGGATATAAAAGATACTCAGAAAGACAAAGAGAAGGATAGAAAAAAACAGATAGAGAGTTCCGAAGCTACCATCAAACAGCTTAAAGAGCAGGTGACGAAGCAAGAAGCCGATCTGAAAGAAGCCAATGCTCAAGTAGTGGAGCAAGAGGGGAAATTGAAGGATCTGCAGGCAGAATTGTCAGCAAGTCAACAAGTAGCTGCTAAGCAAGAATTAGCCGACGAACAAGAAGCGTACCAGAAAGAAGTCAAGAAGCTTGCTCAACTATATGCTCAAATGAGTCCTAAGAAAGCTGCTGCTATTCTAGAAAAGTTGACGACGGATGAGACTCTTCAAATGCTCAGTATGATGAATAATGAAAGTAAAGTCGCCATTCTTGAGAAAATGGATGCGCAAAAAGCAGCTGATATTTCAATATTGCTAAAAGATACTCAGCCTGCTGAAGATTTAGCGATTGCTGCATTGCAATCCCGCCTTAAGAAAGAAGCGGAAGCTAAAACCACGACTACAAATACGAATACGGGATTGAGCGATCAACAATTAAGTGCAACGTTTGCAAGCATGTCAGCTGATTCTGCATCGGCTCTGATCTTACAAACATACAAAATCAGTCCTGACAAAGCACTGAAAATATTAAATGCAGTTAATGACTCAACACGTTCGAAAATTTTGGAATCTATGGCTAAAGCTGATGACGTACAAACGACGAAAATACTAAACAAGCTTGTTAGTAAATAA
- the flgG gene encoding flagellar basal body rod protein FlgG — translation MLRSMYSGVSGMRGFQTKLDVIGNNIANVNTVGFKSGRVMFKDIMSQTVAGVTAPADGESGGVNAKQIGLGVSIGSIDTLHTSGSAMTTNNPLDLRIDGDGFFLVKLSADQEVAFLTRAGDFHLDAARQLVTSDGLLVCDAGGDPLEPLGEDVTAFSIAQDGTIVMKMNTGETEAGAQIGVARVTNPEGLEKIGGNLYRMTLNANAEGELVPTTANNQEDGTGAIISGQLEMSNVDLTGEFTEMIVAQRGFQANSRIITTSDEILQEVVNLKR, via the coding sequence ATGTTAAGATCAATGTATTCGGGCGTTTCTGGGATGCGTGGGTTTCAAACGAAGCTTGACGTTATCGGGAACAATATTGCGAACGTAAACACAGTTGGATTCAAATCTGGTCGAGTGATGTTCAAGGATATTATGAGCCAGACAGTTGCCGGTGTTACGGCCCCGGCAGATGGCGAAAGCGGTGGGGTTAATGCGAAGCAGATTGGTCTAGGTGTTTCGATTGGTTCGATTGATACGCTTCATACATCCGGAAGCGCAATGACGACGAATAACCCGTTAGACCTTCGTATTGATGGAGATGGATTCTTTTTAGTGAAGCTATCAGCTGATCAAGAGGTTGCTTTTCTAACTAGAGCTGGAGATTTCCATTTGGATGCAGCACGTCAATTGGTCACTTCTGATGGATTGCTCGTCTGTGACGCTGGCGGAGATCCGCTTGAGCCGCTTGGAGAAGATGTAACGGCTTTCTCTATTGCGCAGGATGGAACTATCGTTATGAAAATGAATACCGGAGAGACAGAAGCAGGGGCGCAAATTGGCGTAGCCAGAGTGACTAACCCTGAAGGACTTGAGAAAATTGGTGGCAACTTGTACCGTATGACTCTGAATGCCAATGCAGAAGGTGAACTCGTACCTACGACTGCTAACAATCAGGAAGACGGAACAGGAGCTATCATCTCTGGACAGTTGGAAATGTCCAACGTTGACCTGACAGGGGAATTCACTGAAATGATCGTAGCTCAACGTGGATTCCAAGCGAATTCTCGTATCATCACAACATCTGATGAAATTTTACAAGAAGTTGTCAATTTAAAACGCTAA
- a CDS encoding TIGR02530 family flagellar biosynthesis protein, whose translation MNSPIKVGQLYPGRIGPSVLAQPKNSQANAGQGTSFKEMLQDRLVHFSNHAVKRLEQRGIELKPEQLNQIESAIDSAAAKGAKDSLILMKDMALIVNVGNRTVVTAMDGNSMKDNVFTQIDSAVIIS comes from the coding sequence ATGAACTCACCAATTAAAGTAGGTCAACTGTATCCAGGTCGAATTGGACCCAGTGTACTAGCACAACCAAAGAACAGTCAGGCTAATGCCGGACAAGGAACTTCATTCAAAGAAATGCTTCAAGACCGACTTGTTCACTTCAGTAACCATGCGGTCAAACGTTTGGAACAAAGAGGTATTGAACTGAAGCCTGAACAATTGAATCAAATCGAATCTGCCATTGACAGTGCGGCTGCTAAGGGAGCAAAGGATTCTCTCATCTTGATGAAAGATATGGCTCTCATCGTAAATGTAGGTAATCGTACAGTAGTTACAGCAATGGACGGTAACAGCATGAAAGATAATGTTTTTACGCAGATCGATAGTGCAGTTATCATTTCTTAA
- the fliJ gene encoding flagellar export protein FliJ, translating to MKFRYVYQKVVDLKSNEKTQAEWMLSAAVGHLQAEQRSLNQLFEDKRATFIAIQSEMENKASVIKLQELQRYMDFLEQCISSKTRDVQRAEVNVENKKSFLNGKMLDEKVWLKAKEKEQNKYQHEMLLREQNELDEMATVRFAMRAR from the coding sequence ATGAAGTTTCGTTACGTCTATCAGAAAGTTGTAGATTTGAAATCGAATGAGAAAACGCAAGCGGAATGGATGCTCTCGGCTGCCGTAGGCCATTTGCAAGCGGAGCAACGTTCACTTAATCAGTTATTCGAAGACAAAAGAGCTACATTCATTGCGATTCAGTCAGAGATGGAGAACAAAGCTTCCGTAATCAAGTTACAGGAACTTCAGAGGTACATGGATTTTCTCGAGCAATGCATATCTAGCAAAACAAGGGATGTACAGCGAGCTGAGGTCAATGTTGAGAACAAAAAGAGTTTCTTGAACGGTAAAATGTTAGACGAGAAAGTTTGGCTGAAGGCTAAAGAGAAGGAACAAAACAAATATCAGCACGAAATGCTTCTTCGGGAACAAAACGAACTGGATGAGATGGCTACAGTCCGGTTTGCCATGAGAGCCCGTTAG
- a CDS encoding FliH/SctL family protein, whose translation MSNLIKVSQYVPVDILKQLNLGKTYQSSEAEQLDDEISAKAEVAVAAEDLAAEETRRQMLVDAKDFAERQVREASEQSERLLNEAREQIDTWWQERREQDEDLIEAIKSEGFSQGFEEGKIQAEQTLRDKINEMMAEASAVLEEAYIEKGRIIQEAEPFLVELSCAIAEKIIAKQLDLDPEYTLELIKGNLSRKREQGILTLCVSPSQFSFVQAAREELSLAIDSQAELQILPDPTVKDHGCVIRSSFGSVDARVDTQLAEIKKELLRISLQTEDRGQPHDEN comes from the coding sequence TTGTCTAATTTGATCAAGGTGTCCCAGTACGTTCCGGTGGACATTCTGAAACAACTCAATTTGGGCAAAACGTACCAGTCCTCCGAAGCAGAACAATTAGATGATGAGATCAGTGCGAAGGCAGAGGTTGCCGTCGCTGCTGAAGATTTAGCCGCTGAAGAAACTAGACGACAGATGCTTGTCGATGCGAAGGATTTCGCCGAACGTCAGGTGCGGGAAGCTTCGGAGCAAAGTGAGCGTTTGCTGAATGAAGCCAGGGAGCAGATTGATACCTGGTGGCAGGAACGTAGAGAGCAAGATGAAGATCTGATTGAAGCGATCAAGTCGGAAGGGTTCAGTCAAGGCTTTGAAGAGGGCAAAATTCAGGCAGAACAGACCCTTCGGGACAAGATCAACGAGATGATGGCCGAGGCATCTGCTGTGCTTGAAGAAGCATATATCGAAAAAGGACGTATCATTCAAGAGGCTGAACCTTTTCTAGTGGAACTAAGCTGTGCTATTGCTGAGAAGATTATTGCGAAACAACTTGATCTAGATCCGGAATATACGTTGGAATTGATTAAGGGGAATCTTTCTCGCAAACGGGAGCAGGGCATTCTTACCCTATGCGTTTCTCCATCGCAATTTTCATTTGTTCAGGCAGCCAGAGAAGAGTTGAGCTTGGCAATTGACTCACAAGCCGAGTTGCAAATTTTGCCTGATCCTACCGTGAAAGACCACGGCTGCGTTATTCGATCATCATTTGGTAGTGTGGATGCTAGAGTTGATACGCAATTAGCGGAGATAAAAAAAGAACTGTTGCGAATCTCGCTGCAGACCGAGGATCGGGGACAACCGCATGATGAAAATTGA
- a CDS encoding response regulator: protein MANRILIVDDAAFMRMMIRDILSKNGFEVVGEAQDGAQAIEKFKELHPDLITMDITMPEMDGIAALKEIKKIDPNAKVIMCSAMGQQAMVIDAIQAGAKDFIVKPFQSDRVVEAINKTLGL from the coding sequence ATGGCAAACCGAATTCTAATCGTAGACGATGCTGCTTTTATGAGAATGATGATCCGCGACATTTTATCGAAGAACGGGTTCGAAGTTGTGGGTGAAGCGCAAGACGGTGCGCAGGCCATCGAGAAATTTAAAGAATTACATCCAGACCTCATTACGATGGATATCACGATGCCAGAAATGGACGGGATTGCTGCACTGAAGGAGATCAAGAAAATTGATCCAAATGCAAAAGTGATTATGTGTTCAGCAATGGGACAACAAGCGATGGTTATCGACGCGATTCAAGCGGGTGCTAAAGACTTCATCGTTAAGCCGTTCCAGTCCGACCGGGTTGTTGAAGCTATTAACAAGACACTTGGATTGTAG
- the fliI gene encoding flagellar protein export ATPase FliI — protein sequence MMKIDSERYIDHLRQLDPVRINGKVTQVIGLMVESEGPDASIGDVCYIYPSKSTQPLQAEVVGFRDNKVLLMPLGELQSIGPGCDVVGTGKPLSVQVGSELLGKVLDGLGQPLDGSVIPSRMSHYSTYNKPLNPLQRPRVAEPISIGVRAIDGLLTIGKGQRVGIFAGSGVGKSTLMGMIARNTAADVNVIALIGERGREVLDFIERDLGPEGLERSVVIVATSDQPALIRMKGALIATTIAEYFRDRGLNVMLMMDSVTRYAMALREVGLAVGEPPAMRGYTPSVFAALPKLMERAGTGPTGSITAFYTVLVDGDDMNEPIADAVRGILDGHIVLNRNIANKGHFPAIDILASISRVMKDIVSDEQSDAAENLKRLLSVYKDSEDLINIGAYQQGSNDEIDEAIGYIQRIWDFSKQKVNEKVTLPEVQERLISEFTRS from the coding sequence ATGATGAAAATTGATTCGGAACGTTATATCGATCATCTAAGACAATTGGATCCTGTCCGGATTAATGGGAAAGTGACACAGGTTATTGGGCTGATGGTGGAATCTGAAGGCCCTGACGCAAGCATAGGTGATGTCTGTTACATATATCCTAGTAAATCGACCCAACCCCTACAGGCAGAAGTTGTTGGATTTCGCGATAATAAAGTGTTGTTGATGCCCTTAGGGGAATTGCAATCCATTGGACCAGGCTGTGATGTGGTTGGAACAGGCAAACCCCTCAGTGTTCAGGTAGGTTCAGAATTACTGGGTAAAGTGCTTGATGGGCTAGGTCAACCACTGGATGGTTCGGTCATACCTTCCCGAATGAGTCACTACTCCACCTATAACAAACCGCTGAACCCACTGCAACGACCGCGAGTTGCAGAACCTATTAGTATCGGAGTTAGAGCGATTGATGGTTTACTTACGATTGGTAAAGGACAGCGTGTCGGGATCTTTGCGGGTTCTGGGGTAGGGAAAAGTACGTTGATGGGTATGATCGCCCGTAATACTGCGGCGGATGTAAACGTCATCGCATTGATAGGGGAACGTGGACGTGAGGTGCTTGACTTCATTGAGCGCGATCTTGGACCGGAAGGTTTGGAACGTTCCGTAGTCATCGTTGCTACTTCTGACCAACCTGCATTGATTCGGATGAAGGGTGCACTCATAGCGACGACCATCGCTGAGTATTTTCGTGATCGTGGACTAAACGTCATGTTGATGATGGACTCAGTTACAAGATACGCGATGGCACTTCGTGAAGTTGGACTTGCCGTTGGTGAACCACCTGCGATGCGTGGATATACTCCATCAGTATTTGCGGCATTGCCTAAGTTGATGGAGAGAGCTGGGACAGGGCCTACAGGTTCAATCACTGCATTCTACACGGTGCTAGTTGATGGTGACGACATGAATGAACCGATTGCTGACGCGGTCAGGGGAATTCTAGACGGACATATTGTATTGAATCGGAATATTGCAAACAAAGGTCATTTTCCTGCGATTGATATTTTGGCAAGTATAAGCCGGGTTATGAAGGATATCGTCTCGGACGAACAAAGTGATGCGGCGGAGAACCTGAAACGCTTACTCTCAGTATATAAGGATTCTGAGGATTTGATTAATATCGGAGCCTATCAGCAGGGGTCAAATGATGAAATTGATGAAGCTATCGGTTACATACAGCGGATCTGGGATTTCTCGAAGCAGAAAGTGAATGAGAAAGTAACGTTACCCGAAGTACAAGAACGTTTGATTTCTGAATTTACGAGGAGCTGA
- a CDS encoding flagellar hook-length control protein FliK — translation MSQTVSNLSAGTATNGLWYGASGKSESVQGTGQDFNQTLLMMQLGNAQPQEGQVSAQLLTLTNLSQSTDGSNLETQEDGDTVNKLLTDLLHQLDQMDEALSENPSLLELLQSWLQGIQNLVRQSGSTGNDSAATEEHTELPVLAQHSETMRFAIQDALVQVLTVSEGQQSMGTSNLGQAQAMLQSLQSVLNSMNATQTEINPFGEKQTNNSDNNVSLASLLNKSSEATTGKNASQTVQNVLTSNATQGKEPTISLASVVSSTTKSESGDDQSVSESEIRLHSGNIVTAGQLVMRQAGSAPVKTTAPSVPVENFGKEMSGFLVNKMDIVKLQGISEAKISLYPEHLGQVDVKITMRDGQMIAQFVTETALAKDSLEQQMGQLRSALQAQGLQVSKLEVTQNSSLSSHMYQDGRQPGTGTGNGTGQQQNGKRREIQEDDALLVSDLNEEWNEWISEVRAKEVNYGSSFVAKA, via the coding sequence ATGAGTCAAACAGTATCAAATCTATCAGCCGGAACTGCAACAAATGGACTTTGGTATGGGGCTAGTGGTAAATCGGAGTCAGTTCAAGGAACTGGGCAAGATTTTAACCAAACACTACTTATGATGCAGTTGGGTAATGCGCAACCACAAGAAGGTCAAGTTTCCGCACAATTATTGACTTTGACAAATCTGAGTCAGTCAACGGATGGTAGTAATCTTGAGACACAAGAAGATGGAGACACAGTGAATAAGTTGCTTACTGACTTGTTACATCAACTTGATCAAATGGATGAAGCTTTATCAGAGAATCCTTCACTTCTTGAGTTGTTGCAGAGTTGGCTTCAGGGGATTCAGAACCTGGTTCGGCAAAGTGGATCGACAGGTAATGACAGTGCTGCTACTGAAGAACACACGGAGTTACCAGTTCTAGCACAGCACTCTGAGACGATGCGATTCGCGATTCAAGATGCATTAGTGCAGGTATTAACCGTATCTGAAGGACAACAATCGATGGGGACGAGTAATTTGGGGCAAGCACAGGCGATGCTTCAATCCTTGCAAAGTGTTCTAAATTCGATGAATGCTACCCAAACCGAGATCAATCCTTTCGGTGAGAAACAGACAAACAACTCAGACAATAATGTGAGTTTAGCTTCTCTCCTTAATAAGAGTTCTGAAGCTACAACGGGAAAGAACGCGTCACAAACCGTTCAAAATGTACTTACAAGTAATGCAACGCAAGGCAAAGAGCCAACTATCTCTTTAGCTAGCGTAGTATCAAGTACGACCAAGTCGGAGTCAGGTGATGATCAGTCGGTTTCTGAAAGTGAAATTCGACTACATTCCGGTAATATAGTCACTGCAGGACAACTTGTGATGCGTCAAGCCGGATCCGCACCAGTAAAAACGACGGCACCGTCTGTACCTGTTGAGAATTTCGGTAAGGAAATGAGTGGCTTTCTAGTAAACAAGATGGATATCGTCAAACTTCAAGGGATTTCGGAAGCCAAAATTTCTTTGTATCCAGAGCACTTAGGACAAGTAGATGTGAAGATTACGATGCGAGATGGCCAAATGATAGCCCAATTCGTAACGGAGACTGCTTTAGCTAAGGATTCACTGGAGCAACAGATGGGACAACTCAGATCCGCTCTTCAAGCACAAGGACTTCAAGTTTCTAAACTGGAAGTAACGCAGAATTCTTCATTATCTTCACACATGTATCAAGACGGACGTCAACCTGGTACCGGTACAGGTAATGGCACTGGCCAGCAACAGAATGGTAAACGTCGTGAGATTCAAGAAGATGATGCTTTGCTAGTGAGTGACTTGAATGAGGAATGGAACGAATGGATCTCTGAGGTGAGAGCTAAGGAAGTCAACTACGGAAGCTCCTTCGTTGCTAAAGCTTAA
- a CDS encoding flagellar FlbD family protein: protein MISITRLNGSQMWLNALMIETVEETPDTYVTLVNGKRIIVLEKAAEVIARVKECYSEIGIHAATIKVQQTEEWS from the coding sequence ATGATCTCTATAACACGCTTAAACGGTTCACAAATGTGGTTGAATGCACTCATGATCGAAACCGTTGAAGAAACACCGGATACATACGTAACCCTTGTTAATGGCAAGCGTATTATCGTTCTTGAGAAAGCTGCTGAAGTCATCGCAAGGGTGAAAGAGTGTTACAGTGAAATAGGTATTCACGCCGCAACTATTAAAGTGCAACAAACGGAGGAATGGTCATGA
- a CDS encoding flagellar hook assembly protein FlgD, with amino-acid sequence MADIIGTNVAWPGYSAGNATKASSKGGNLGKDDFLKLMMAQMQNQDPLSPMDNTQMVAQMAQFTSVEQLVNISEQLTAMSQSLGNNSGLIGKQVSWTAQTKTGDYSLETGQAEVITVKESGIVDSIVVRSGVHYVKVGDKEIPIDQIVQVDNPPEPEVPEVPEVPGDTNDAGEAGES; translated from the coding sequence GTGGCGGATATTATAGGAACGAATGTAGCATGGCCTGGTTACTCAGCAGGAAATGCAACAAAAGCAAGCTCAAAAGGTGGTAACTTGGGTAAAGATGATTTTCTAAAGCTGATGATGGCACAAATGCAGAACCAGGACCCGTTATCACCTATGGACAACACCCAAATGGTCGCTCAAATGGCTCAATTTACTTCTGTAGAACAGCTTGTGAATATCTCTGAACAGTTAACGGCAATGAGTCAATCCCTAGGTAATAATTCCGGATTAATTGGGAAGCAAGTTAGCTGGACGGCACAAACCAAGACAGGTGATTATTCACTTGAGACAGGACAAGCGGAGGTTATTACAGTGAAGGAAAGTGGAATCGTAGATTCCATCGTCGTTCGCAGTGGCGTTCACTACGTCAAAGTCGGTGATAAGGAAATACCGATTGATCAGATCGTGCAGGTTGACAACCCACCTGAACCTGAGGTTCCAGAAGTTCCTGAAGTGCCAGGTGATACAAACGATGCTGGTGAGGCGGGAGAATCATGA
- a CDS encoding flagellar basal body-associated FliL family protein translates to MKKMAPWLITILLSITLIVLAAFLLLKDYSQPSPGNELSAAVQDVKAPSGLSADEIVEVTSTIDGIKTNLSDPNYVVVMDFAFQMDRKTSKEAFDKIKDYKIKPIIIKTLADTKPEDLNGSVGKDNLSSKLLNLINKSLPEGKVVQIDITYFISTPI, encoded by the coding sequence ATGAAGAAAATGGCGCCTTGGCTAATCACGATTCTACTATCCATTACATTGATCGTATTGGCCGCATTCTTACTGCTGAAGGATTACTCACAGCCTAGTCCTGGAAATGAACTAAGTGCCGCCGTTCAGGATGTAAAAGCACCATCAGGTTTGTCAGCGGATGAGATTGTTGAAGTAACTTCAACGATTGATGGGATCAAAACAAATTTGTCTGACCCCAATTATGTTGTTGTAATGGATTTTGCATTCCAAATGGATCGTAAAACTTCTAAGGAAGCTTTCGATAAAATCAAAGATTATAAAATCAAACCTATTATTATCAAGACGCTTGCCGACACCAAACCGGAGGATTTGAACGGATCCGTAGGCAAAGACAATCTAAGCTCCAAACTGTTGAATTTAATCAACAAGTCACTGCCGGAAGGAAAAGTGGTTCAAATCGATATTACTTATTTCATTAGTACACCTATCTAG
- the fliM gene encoding flagellar motor switch protein FliM, whose protein sequence is MVDVLSQNEIDALLAALSSGEMDAEELKKEETQKKIRAYDFKRAVRFSKDHIRSLTRIHENFARYLTTYFSAQLRTFVQISVVQVEQLPYDEFIRSIPKMTILNIFEAEPLEGRMVLEVHPNVAYAMLDRLLGGIGTAPSKIGSLTEIETIIMERIFSRAFESLQEAWKTIIDINPRMEALETNPQFMQIVSPNETIALISLSTKIGDTTGMINLCIPHVVIEPIMPKLSVHHWFVSQKKSRIPEEVDALRNRVNKATLPIIAELGESQVTIREFLGLSVGDVISLNKPVQEGLSIMIGDRLKYIGSPGTLKDRVAVQIDEIVSEGVEEFDE, encoded by the coding sequence TTGGTAGATGTGTTATCGCAAAATGAGATCGATGCTCTGCTCGCCGCGTTATCTTCCGGCGAAATGGATGCAGAAGAACTGAAAAAGGAAGAAACGCAAAAGAAAATAAGAGCGTACGATTTCAAAAGAGCGGTGAGGTTTTCTAAAGATCATATCCGTAGCTTAACCCGGATTCATGAGAACTTTGCCCGTTATCTCACCACCTACTTCTCGGCTCAGCTTCGTACATTCGTGCAAATTAGCGTAGTTCAGGTGGAACAGCTTCCATATGATGAGTTCATCCGATCTATTCCAAAGATGACGATACTTAATATTTTTGAAGCGGAGCCATTAGAGGGAAGAATGGTACTTGAGGTTCATCCAAACGTTGCTTATGCTATGTTGGATAGGTTACTAGGAGGAATCGGTACAGCTCCATCAAAGATCGGATCTTTAACAGAGATCGAAACGATTATTATGGAGCGTATATTTAGTCGAGCATTTGAAAGTTTGCAAGAGGCTTGGAAGACGATTATCGATATTAATCCGCGGATGGAAGCTTTGGAAACAAACCCGCAGTTTATGCAAATTGTTTCGCCAAATGAGACGATTGCCCTGATATCGCTTAGCACCAAAATTGGGGACACAACGGGGATGATCAATTTATGTATTCCTCATGTGGTAATCGAGCCTATTATGCCTAAGCTTTCGGTCCATCATTGGTTTGTCTCTCAGAAAAAATCGCGTATTCCTGAAGAGGTTGATGCACTCCGTAATCGTGTGAACAAGGCAACATTGCCGATTATTGCCGAGCTTGGTGAATCACAAGTTACGATCCGCGAATTCTTAGGATTATCCGTTGGTGATGTAATCTCCTTGAATAAGCCCGTTCAAGAGGGGCTGTCCATTATGATCGGAGACAGATTAAAATATATCGGTAGCCCTGGTACGTTAAAAGACCGAGTCGCCGTTCAAATTGATGAAATTGTCAGCGAAGGAGTTGAAGAATTTGACGAGTAA
- the fliY gene encoding flagellar motor switch phosphatase FliY yields MTSKDYLSQEEIDALLKQANHDTPSEPTVDDYLTALEQDALGEIGNITFGSAATALSTLLNKKVDITTPKVSIITRSQFETEFPKPHVAIHVQYVDGFEGMNSLVIKTRDAQVIADLMLGGEGNPEDAELNEIHISAVQEAMNQMMGSSATSMSTIFNRFVNISPPGIDILNMSNGNGVSNLPPDETLIKVSFRLTIGDLIDSTIMQLLTVKFSKDMVDSLINGSSSEPAHQEVAATATPAAPVQPAPSTHSAPPMQSAYEQPVYPPQSHTQQQMPYNVPMERPYSEPQHYGGLQGRSLNVQPVQFSNLGAPTFSHVDDNNLNLLMDIPLKVTVELGRTQKQIKDILELSQGSIIELDKLAGEPVDILVNNKLIAKGEVVVIDENFGVRVTDIVSQWDRIQKLQ; encoded by the coding sequence TTGACGAGTAAAGACTATTTGTCTCAAGAGGAGATTGACGCTCTACTCAAGCAGGCGAATCATGATACGCCGTCTGAACCCACAGTAGACGACTATTTGACAGCGTTAGAACAAGATGCACTGGGTGAAATCGGCAATATCACGTTCGGCAGTGCGGCTACAGCTCTTTCGACACTATTGAACAAGAAGGTGGATATTACCACCCCTAAGGTGTCAATTATTACACGCTCGCAATTTGAGACGGAGTTCCCTAAACCACACGTGGCGATTCATGTACAATATGTGGATGGTTTTGAAGGGATGAATTCACTGGTCATCAAGACAAGAGACGCTCAAGTCATTGCTGATCTCATGCTTGGTGGAGAAGGAAATCCGGAAGATGCGGAATTGAATGAAATTCATATCAGTGCCGTTCAAGAAGCAATGAATCAAATGATGGGTTCCTCCGCGACATCGATGTCGACGATTTTCAACCGATTCGTGAATATTTCACCACCGGGTATCGATATCTTGAATATGTCCAACGGAAACGGGGTAAGCAATCTTCCTCCCGATGAAACCCTGATCAAGGTATCGTTCAGGTTGACTATCGGAGATTTGATTGATTCGACGATCATGCAGCTTCTTACGGTGAAATTTTCTAAGGATATGGTAGATAGTCTCATCAATGGTTCGTCTTCAGAACCAGCTCATCAAGAGGTTGCGGCGACAGCTACACCTGCAGCTCCTGTACAGCCGGCACCATCGACACATTCTGCACCGCCAATGCAATCTGCATATGAGCAACCGGTATATCCGCCTCAATCTCATACGCAACAACAAATGCCTTACAATGTACCTATGGAGCGCCCATACAGCGAACCTCAACACTACGGAGGACTTCAAGGACGTAGCTTAAATGTACAGCCTGTTCAATTTTCTAACTTGGGAGCTCCAACATTCTCACATGTTGACGACAATAATTTAAATTTATTGATGGACATTCCCCTTAAAGTCACCGTAGAATTAGGGAGGACCCAAAAGCAAATTAAGGATATCTTGGAATTATCTCAAGGTTCAATTATTGAGCTGGACAAGCTCGCTGGTGAACCTGTAGATATACTGGTGAACAACAAACTCATCGCCAAAGGCGAAGTCGTAGTTATTGATGAGAATTTTGGTGTTCGTGTTACCGATATTGTTAGCCAATGGGATCGCATACAGAAATTACAATAG